A genomic region of Gemmata massiliana contains the following coding sequences:
- a CDS encoding WD40 repeat domain-containing protein, with the protein MSIRVTRLRIVAPALFALTAFGLATAASEPDLPTPKDVKESVDALRDAYEKHYKAAEMDAKAKKDLAKKLYTEAPKRKTPAMQYASYDEARQLAAVSGDVRLTLDALVALSTKFPGVDQNLAPDTIKLLGDAALASTEDTGLIALTTEAASSAFEREDFTTTVVLGKLLATAAKKAEDPDATLEARRLLREAEALTAAQGAIKAKPNDPAASETLGRYQAFTRGRWDVGLKYLEKAARKELAAAATLDLANPKTSKDRAAVGEAWYKLAQEFRGLEQRRVIDRAWEWYSAAIAVAANDEELKASNERVKDIEKNYPALFNLSFQGHTGAVATAAATLDGKTLVTVSNDNSVRVWDTRTGKCLKVLEGHTGWVGSVVLTPDSAQAVTAGGDNIIRVWDLKSGKETAQIKGHTVAIRGLALTADGKTLISGASDKTCRAWDLKTGKEVKRYGDGKESVESVAVSQDGKFVLAGNDAGVITVYDGKTGDVVSKYDRHDGMMVYTIVVSADGKTALSGARGKDVHVWEVATGKEQRRFKGHTEQVYQIALSPDNKLVASASYDKTVRIWDFDSGKELKKLEGHADGVQGVCFAPDGRSVYSASWDKSARKWRLPLLSAGANKRLD; encoded by the coding sequence ATGTCTATTCGAGTTACCCGGCTCCGGATCGTCGCGCCGGCGCTCTTCGCGCTCACCGCCTTCGGGCTGGCGACGGCCGCGAGCGAACCGGACCTGCCGACTCCCAAAGACGTGAAGGAGTCCGTTGACGCGCTGCGCGACGCCTACGAGAAGCACTACAAGGCGGCCGAAATGGACGCCAAGGCGAAGAAGGATCTCGCCAAGAAGCTGTACACCGAGGCCCCCAAGCGCAAGACGCCCGCGATGCAGTACGCGAGCTACGACGAGGCCCGCCAGCTCGCGGCCGTGAGCGGGGACGTCCGGCTTACCCTCGACGCACTCGTGGCGCTCAGTACCAAGTTCCCGGGCGTGGACCAGAACCTCGCCCCGGACACGATCAAGCTCCTGGGCGATGCGGCCCTCGCCTCGACCGAGGACACCGGGCTGATCGCGCTCACCACCGAGGCCGCGTCGTCCGCGTTCGAGCGCGAGGACTTCACGACCACCGTCGTCCTCGGCAAGCTGCTCGCGACCGCGGCCAAGAAAGCCGAAGACCCGGACGCCACGCTGGAAGCCCGCCGGCTCCTGCGTGAAGCCGAGGCGCTCACAGCAGCCCAGGGCGCGATCAAGGCGAAGCCGAACGACCCCGCCGCGAGCGAAACCCTCGGCCGGTACCAGGCCTTCACCCGCGGGCGCTGGGACGTGGGGCTGAAGTACCTCGAAAAAGCCGCGCGCAAGGAACTCGCGGCCGCCGCGACCCTGGACCTTGCTAACCCCAAGACCTCGAAGGACCGGGCCGCGGTCGGTGAGGCGTGGTACAAGCTCGCACAAGAGTTCCGGGGGCTAGAACAGCGGCGCGTGATCGACCGCGCCTGGGAGTGGTACTCGGCGGCGATCGCGGTTGCGGCGAACGACGAAGAACTGAAGGCCAGCAACGAGCGCGTCAAGGACATCGAAAAGAACTACCCGGCCCTCTTCAACCTGTCCTTCCAGGGGCACACCGGGGCCGTGGCCACCGCCGCCGCCACGCTCGACGGCAAGACGCTTGTTACTGTCAGCAACGACAACTCGGTGCGCGTGTGGGACACCCGAACCGGCAAGTGCCTGAAGGTGCTCGAAGGGCACACGGGCTGGGTCGGTAGCGTGGTCCTAACGCCCGACAGCGCCCAAGCGGTAACCGCCGGTGGGGACAACATCATCCGCGTGTGGGATCTGAAGTCGGGTAAGGAAACGGCCCAGATCAAGGGCCACACGGTCGCGATCCGCGGGTTGGCCCTCACCGCCGACGGGAAGACACTGATCTCCGGCGCGAGCGACAAAACCTGCCGCGCGTGGGATCTGAAGACGGGCAAAGAAGTGAAGCGCTACGGCGACGGCAAGGAATCGGTCGAGAGCGTCGCGGTCTCCCAGGACGGCAAGTTCGTGCTGGCCGGTAACGACGCGGGCGTCATCACCGTGTACGACGGCAAAACGGGCGACGTGGTGAGCAAGTACGACCGGCACGACGGGATGATGGTCTACACCATCGTCGTCAGCGCCGACGGGAAGACCGCGCTGTCGGGCGCACGCGGCAAGGACGTTCACGTGTGGGAAGTGGCCACCGGCAAGGAACAGCGCCGGTTCAAGGGCCACACCGAACAGGTGTACCAGATCGCCCTCAGCCCGGACAACAAGCTCGTGGCGTCTGCGAGCTACGATAAGACGGTCCGCATCTGGGACTTCGACAGCGGCAAGGAACTGAAGAAACTGGAGGGCCACGCGGACGGCGTTCAGGGCGTGTGCTTCGCTCCGGACGGCCGGTCGGTGTACTCCGCGAGCTGGGACAAGAGCGCCCGCAAGTGGCGCCTGCCGCTGCTCTCCGCCGGGGCCAACAAGCGGTTGGACTGA
- a CDS encoding WD40 repeat domain-containing protein translates to MKAPLPDTLKSVKDFSRPTITFAIARANGFDTAYIGCSDFKVYRADFAAPKFEPKNLYSHESYVTGVALSGDTLVSGSYDGKLIWFDTDEGDVYRTTDAHAKWIRKVVASPDGKFVASVADDMVCKVWDAATGRLVHALRGHKERTPNDFTSMLYAVTFSADGKLIATGDKVGHVVVWDAATGKELAACEAPVMYTWDKVQRLHSIGGVRSLAFSPDGKSLAVGGMGQVGNIDHLEGKARVEVFDWRTGKRTAEFPGDKFAGLVNRLAWAPDGSWLVGAGGASEGFLCFFDPAGKKTLRQEKLAAHVHDFAISDAGDLITSVGHNRITVHRLG, encoded by the coding sequence ATGAAAGCTCCCCTGCCGGATACCCTCAAGTCGGTCAAGGACTTTTCCCGGCCGACGATCACGTTCGCGATCGCGCGCGCGAACGGGTTCGATACCGCGTACATCGGGTGCTCGGACTTCAAGGTGTACCGCGCCGACTTTGCCGCGCCCAAATTCGAGCCGAAGAACCTGTACTCGCACGAGAGCTACGTCACCGGCGTCGCGCTCTCGGGCGACACGCTCGTGAGCGGCAGTTACGACGGCAAGTTGATCTGGTTCGATACGGACGAAGGGGACGTGTATCGCACCACAGACGCACACGCGAAGTGGATCCGCAAAGTGGTCGCGTCGCCGGACGGGAAATTCGTCGCGAGCGTGGCCGACGACATGGTGTGCAAGGTGTGGGACGCTGCAACCGGCCGGCTCGTTCACGCGCTGAGGGGGCACAAGGAGAGGACGCCCAACGACTTCACCTCCATGCTCTACGCGGTGACGTTTTCCGCGGACGGCAAACTGATCGCGACCGGCGACAAGGTGGGGCACGTTGTCGTGTGGGACGCGGCGACCGGGAAGGAACTGGCCGCCTGCGAAGCGCCCGTCATGTACACGTGGGACAAGGTGCAGCGGCTCCACTCCATCGGCGGCGTCCGGTCGCTCGCGTTCTCGCCCGACGGCAAGTCGCTCGCGGTTGGTGGGATGGGGCAGGTCGGGAACATCGACCACCTCGAGGGCAAGGCGCGCGTGGAGGTGTTCGACTGGAGGACCGGCAAGCGGACGGCCGAGTTTCCTGGCGACAAGTTCGCGGGGCTGGTGAACCGGCTCGCGTGGGCGCCGGACGGCTCCTGGCTCGTGGGTGCCGGCGGCGCGAGCGAGGGGTTCCTGTGCTTCTTCGACCCGGCCGGCAAGAAGACGCTGCGCCAGGAGAAGTTGGCGGCGCACGTTCACGACTTCGCCATCTCCGACGCGGGCGACCTCATCACGAGCGTCGGCCACAATCGGATCACGGTACACAGGCTCGGGTAA
- a CDS encoding acyltransferase family protein, translating to MSSPEHSPRAARIASVDAYRGFIMFLMMAEVLRFGAMKKALPGSEFWSFLAHHQDHVAWRGCSLHDLIQPSFSFLVGVALPFSLASRAARVEAPWVSWLHAFWRAFLLVALGVFLRSVGKSQTNFTFEDTLSQIGLGYVFLFVLGRVRPVWQWVAVGALLVGYWAVFALYPLPAPDFDYRAVSGLPEAERPTGFAAHWDKNTNAAWAFDVWFLNLFPRETPFTHNRGGYATLSFIPTLATMILGLIAGGWLRAPTTPGAKIGRFVGLGIVLLAAGWGLDAAGVCPNVKRIWTPAWVLFSGGWCFLLLALFSALLDTGLPGGWAFPLKVIGANSIVAYAGEHLIKGFILDSFKTHLGANIFAQAGSYEPLASGFAFLTTFWLVLWWLYRHKIFVRI from the coding sequence ATGTCGTCGCCTGAACACTCCCCGCGCGCGGCGCGCATCGCGTCCGTGGATGCGTACCGCGGGTTCATCATGTTCCTGATGATGGCCGAGGTGCTGCGCTTCGGAGCGATGAAGAAAGCGCTTCCGGGTTCCGAGTTCTGGAGCTTCCTCGCGCACCACCAGGACCACGTCGCGTGGCGCGGGTGCTCGCTACACGACCTGATTCAGCCGTCGTTTTCCTTCCTGGTCGGAGTCGCCCTGCCCTTCTCGCTCGCGTCGCGTGCGGCCCGGGTAGAAGCGCCCTGGGTGAGCTGGCTGCACGCCTTCTGGCGCGCGTTCCTGCTCGTCGCGCTCGGGGTGTTCCTGCGCTCGGTCGGGAAGTCACAAACAAACTTCACGTTTGAAGACACGCTCTCGCAGATCGGCCTCGGGTACGTGTTCCTGTTCGTGCTCGGGCGCGTGCGTCCCGTGTGGCAGTGGGTCGCGGTCGGCGCGCTCCTTGTGGGCTATTGGGCTGTGTTCGCGCTGTACCCGCTCCCCGCCCCGGATTTCGATTACCGGGCCGTGAGCGGACTACCCGAGGCCGAGCGCCCGACCGGGTTCGCGGCACACTGGGACAAGAACACTAACGCGGCGTGGGCGTTTGACGTGTGGTTCCTCAACCTGTTCCCGCGCGAGACGCCCTTCACTCACAACCGCGGCGGCTACGCGACGCTCAGTTTCATCCCCACGCTCGCGACGATGATCCTCGGACTGATTGCGGGTGGGTGGTTGCGCGCTCCGACCACACCGGGCGCGAAGATCGGGCGGTTCGTGGGGTTGGGGATCGTTCTCCTGGCGGCCGGTTGGGGGCTCGACGCGGCCGGCGTCTGCCCGAACGTGAAACGCATCTGGACGCCCGCGTGGGTGCTGTTCAGCGGCGGGTGGTGCTTCCTCCTGCTCGCACTATTCTCGGCGCTACTCGACACCGGGTTACCCGGTGGGTGGGCGTTCCCGCTGAAGGTGATCGGCGCGAACTCGATCGTGGCCTACGCCGGCGAGCACCTAATCAAAGGATTCATACTCGATTCGTTCAAAACGCACCTCGGCGCGAACATCTTCGCACAGGCCGGATCGTATGAGCCGCTGGCGAGCGGGTTCGCGTTCCTGACCACATTCTGGCTCGTTCTGTGGTGGCTGTACCGGCACAAAATCTTCGTCCGGATCTGA
- a CDS encoding ATP-binding response regulator, with protein sequence MPAQASAPIDAPSAPQSIAQVLPTILLVDDSSVQRRIVHTLLDAAGSWQIAHANDGVAALQHIEKDQPDLVLTDVYMPKMDGLALVEQVRDRFPSVPVVLMTGHGSEQVAVNALKAGAADYVPKRAMVTDLGRILERVLANAQSASERTRLLSGMTGRTSRFVLENDPRLVGPLVAQIREDLLALDVCNRHSATRVGIALEEALLNAIYHGNLEIGGDLKSNGGEAFQALVRTRRYQPPFVDRRVRVLARVTPAKATFVITDEGTGFEVPSMPDAIDPALLDRPNGRGLLLMRSFMTDVRYNTAGNRVTLTKVRSSAESRNTAIAS encoded by the coding sequence ATGCCTGCTCAAGCAAGTGCTCCCATAGACGCTCCCAGCGCACCGCAATCGATCGCGCAGGTTCTCCCGACGATCCTCCTGGTCGACGACTCGTCCGTGCAGCGCCGGATCGTCCACACACTACTCGACGCCGCGGGCTCGTGGCAGATCGCGCACGCCAACGACGGGGTCGCGGCCCTCCAGCACATCGAGAAGGACCAGCCGGACCTGGTTCTCACCGACGTGTACATGCCGAAGATGGACGGGCTCGCGCTGGTCGAACAGGTCCGCGACCGGTTCCCGAGCGTCCCCGTTGTCCTGATGACCGGGCACGGGAGCGAGCAAGTTGCGGTCAACGCGCTCAAGGCGGGGGCCGCGGACTACGTCCCGAAGCGGGCGATGGTAACCGATCTCGGGCGCATCCTGGAACGGGTGCTCGCGAACGCGCAGTCGGCGTCGGAGCGCACACGACTGCTCTCCGGGATGACCGGGCGCACGAGCCGGTTCGTGCTCGAAAACGACCCGCGCTTGGTCGGCCCACTGGTCGCCCAGATCCGCGAGGACCTGCTGGCCCTCGACGTGTGCAACCGCCACAGCGCCACCCGGGTCGGGATCGCGCTCGAAGAAGCACTCTTAAACGCGATCTACCACGGGAACCTGGAAATCGGCGGCGACCTGAAGAGCAACGGCGGCGAGGCGTTCCAAGCACTGGTACGGACGCGCCGGTACCAGCCCCCGTTCGTCGATCGTCGCGTCCGCGTACTGGCGCGCGTGACCCCGGCCAAAGCGACGTTCGTCATCACCGACGAGGGCACGGGGTTCGAGGTGCCGAGCATGCCCGACGCGATCGACCCGGCGCTCCTCGACCGCCCGAACGGGCGCGGGCTGCTCCTGATGCGTTCGTTCATGACCGACGTGCGGTACAACACCGCCGGGAACCGGGTCACGCTGACCAAGGTCCGTTCGAGCGCCGAGAGCCGGAACACGGCAATCGCGTCCTGA
- the pdxA gene encoding 4-hydroxythreonine-4-phosphate dehydrogenase PdxA, which translates to MTQLPRIAITTGDPAGVGPELCLKLLRDERVRELCVPVVIGDADVLARLARHLGWPEPERVLDRTEWANFNGANDAACVLDLKAIDAGMVRPGTVSAACGKAAYDYVNCAIDEALAGRVDAIATGPLHKEALHAAGIPFPGHTEILASRTNADRSCMMLTAEAITCSLVTVHVGYREVPALLTTERIRDTIDLTAAAIQRIRGRAPRLLVCGLNPHAGEHGLFGDSEEERIILPAIESARAAGIDVDGPLPPDTAFLPKYRAACDAYVCMYHDQGLIPLKALAFEEAVNITLGLPIVRTSVDHGTAFDIAWKGVADVSSFVQAVKLAAKLCGSAN; encoded by the coding sequence ATGACGCAACTTCCCAGAATCGCAATCACTACAGGTGATCCAGCCGGCGTTGGCCCTGAATTGTGCTTAAAGCTGCTGCGCGACGAGCGAGTGCGAGAACTCTGTGTGCCGGTGGTGATCGGGGACGCCGACGTACTCGCGCGCCTAGCCCGGCACCTCGGGTGGCCGGAACCAGAGCGGGTGCTCGACCGGACCGAATGGGCGAACTTTAACGGTGCCAATGATGCGGCGTGCGTTCTCGACCTGAAGGCGATTGATGCCGGTATGGTGCGACCGGGTACGGTGTCCGCGGCGTGCGGGAAGGCGGCTTACGATTATGTGAATTGTGCCATCGACGAGGCTCTTGCCGGGCGCGTGGACGCGATCGCGACCGGCCCACTACATAAGGAAGCCCTCCACGCGGCCGGCATCCCGTTCCCGGGGCACACGGAGATCCTCGCGAGCCGCACGAACGCGGACCGCTCCTGCATGATGCTCACGGCCGAAGCGATCACGTGCAGCCTCGTCACCGTTCACGTCGGGTACCGCGAGGTGCCCGCCCTTCTCACTACGGAACGCATCCGCGACACGATCGACCTCACGGCCGCCGCGATCCAGCGCATTCGCGGGCGCGCGCCGCGGCTCCTGGTGTGCGGGCTGAACCCGCACGCGGGCGAGCACGGACTGTTCGGTGACAGCGAAGAGGAACGCATCATCCTCCCCGCAATCGAGTCCGCGCGGGCGGCGGGAATCGACGTGGACGGGCCGCTCCCGCCGGACACGGCGTTCCTACCGAAGTACCGCGCCGCGTGCGATGCCTACGTGTGCATGTACCACGATCAGGGGCTGATTCCACTGAAAGCGCTCGCGTTCGAGGAGGCGGTCAACATTACGCTCGGGCTACCCATCGTGCGCACGAGCGTCGACCACGGAACCGCGTTCGACATTGCGTGGAAGGGAGTCGCCGACGTGTCGAGTTTCGTGCAGGCGGTCAAGCTCGCGGCGAAGCTCTGCGGGAGCGCGAACTGA